A region of the Denitrificimonas caeni genome:
ATCGGTCGTTGCGTGTTGCGTGCTTTAAGCGAGCGCAAAGATAAAACCAACTTTGAAATCATCGCGCTCAATGACATTGCTGATCAAGCCAGTATTGAATACCTAACCCGTTTTGATTCCACCCATGGGCGCTTCCCCGGTGAAGTGCGTGTGGATGGCGATTGTCTGCACATTGATGGCGTTTGCGTCAAAGTGCTGTGTGCCAGTACGCCGGAAGAGGTGGACTGGGCTGCATTAGAAATTGATTTGCTGCTGGAGTGCTCTGGACAATACACCAGTCGCGCCGATGCGCAGCGTTTTCTTGATGCTGGCGTGCCGCGTGTGCTTCTTTCACAGCCCATGGAAAGCGCCGCGGATGTGGATGCCACCATTGTCTATGGAGTGAATCACGCCTCTTTAACTGGCAACGAGTTGATCGTTTCCAATGCCTCTTGCACCACCAATTGCGGAGTGCCTTTGCTGCAATTGCTGGAGCACCGCGTGGGGATTGAGCATGCCTTTATCACCACTATTCATTCGGCGATGAATGATCAGCCGGTGATTGATGCCTATCACCATAAAGATTTACGCCGCACGCGTTCTGCGTTTCAGTCAGTGATTCCTGTTTCTACCGGCTTGGCACGTGGTATCGAGCGTTTACTGCCGCAGTTGAACGGTAAAATCCAATCCAAAGCGATGCGTGTACCTACGGTCAACGTGTCTTGCTTGGATATTACCGTGCAAACTCAGCGCGATACCGATA
Encoded here:
- the epd gene encoding erythrose-4-phosphate dehydrogenase; this encodes MSARPFRVALNGYGRIGRCVLRALSERKDKTNFEIIALNDIADQASIEYLTRFDSTHGRFPGEVRVDGDCLHIDGVCVKVLCASTPEEVDWAALEIDLLLECSGQYTSRADAQRFLDAGVPRVLLSQPMESAADVDATIVYGVNHASLTGNELIVSNASCTTNCGVPLLQLLEHRVGIEHAFITTIHSAMNDQPVIDAYHHKDLRRTRSAFQSVIPVSTGLARGIERLLPQLNGKIQSKAMRVPTVNVSCLDITVQTQRDTDTAEINQLFQQAAAQGALHGLLDYTELPHASCDFNHDPHSAIFDASQTSMSGPRMLNFVAWFDNEWGFANRMLDVAEHFLNVASTTNRSVKD